Proteins from one Sarcophilus harrisii chromosome 2, mSarHar1.11, whole genome shotgun sequence genomic window:
- the SIX4 gene encoding homeobox protein SIX4, with amino-acid sequence MSSSSPTDQIASAVEIKQENGMEAAPEGKEAPPEGVGGAVATLNAPAAASFPMEPVGSTATASEEEGAAVAVAAAAAAAAVAVAGAAADQVQLHSELLARNHQAAAAAAAAAAAAAAAAAAQTPLAFSPDHVACVCEALQQGGNLDRLARFLWSLPQSDLLRGNESLLKARALVAFHQGIYPELYSILESHSFESANHPLLQQLWYKARYSEAERARGRPLGAVDKYRLRRKFPLPRTIWDGEETVYCFKEKSRNALKELYKQNRYPSPAEKRHLAKITGLSLTQVSNWFKNRRQRDRNPSETQSKSESDGNPSTEDESSKGHEDLSPHSLSSSDGVTNLSLSSHIEPVYMQQIGNTKISLSSPGVLLNGGLVPASTSPVFLNGNSFIQGPNSVILNGLNVGNAQSVTLNPSKTSSSIVNNGASMTDILGSPSEDVKDFKVLQSSTTNSAATTSYSPSVPASFPGLIPSTEVKREGIQTVASQDGGSVVTFTTPVQINQYGIVQIPNSGTNGQLLNGSIGFSPLQLPSVSVAASQGNISVNSSTSDGGTFTSDSTTAQQGKVFFSSLSPSTVVYTVPNSGQTVGSVKQEGLERSLVFSQLMPVNQNPQVSVNMSSENISSSGLHPMASSLVNVTPTHNFSLAPPALLNATELNADITESQPLSTPVTSTSTVISVSNTNYATLQNCSLITGPDLMSIPMTQPALGEIVPAAGDRVGHSSPAVHEDFVREHRLVLQSVSNIKEDFIPSSEDKATSNLMMLDSKSKYVLDGIVETVCEELETDKKELAKLQTVQLDQDMQDL; translated from the exons ATGTCCTCTTCCTCCCCCACGGACCAGATCGCAAGTGCGGTGGAGATAAAGCAAGAAAATGGGATGGAAGCCGCCCCCGAAGGAAAGGAGGCGCCAccagaaggggtggggggagctgTGGCAACCCTCAATGCTCCGGCTGCCGCCTCTTTCCCCATGGAGCCCGTGGGTTCCACGGCTACTGCTAGCGAGGAGGAGGGGGCGGCAGTGGCAGTAGCCGCCGCGGCGGCCGCAGCGGCGGTGGCCGTCGCGGGAGCTGCGGCGGACCAGGTACAACTCCACTCCGAACTTCTAGCCCGAAACCATCAAGCAGCCGctgcggccgccgccgccgccgccgccgccgccgccgccgccgcagcgcAGACCCCTCTGGCCTTCTCCCCGGACCACGTCGCCTGCGTTTGTGAAGCATTGCAGCAAGGGGGAAACTTGGACCGCCTGGCCCGGTTCCTATGGTCTCTGCCTCAGAGCGACCTGCTACGTGGCAACGAAAGCCTCCTGAAAGCCCGAGCCTTGGTCGCCTTCCACCAGGGCATCTACCCGGAGCTCTACAGCATCCTCGAGAGCCACAGCTTCGAGTCGGCCAACCACCCACTTCTGCAGCAGCTCTGGTACAAGGCGCGCTACAGTGAAGCCGAGAGAGCGCGGGGCCGGCCCTTGGGCGCTGTGGACAAGTACAGGCTGAGGAGAAAATTCCCCTTGCCCCGGACCATCTGGGACGGCGAGGAGACGGTGTATTGTTTCAAGGAGAAGTCGCGCAACGCGCTCAAGGAGCTGTACAAGCAGAATCGTTACCCGTCCCCAGCAGAGAAGCGGCACCTGGCCAAGATCACCGGCCTCTCCCTCACTCAGGTCAGCAACTGGTTCAAAAACCGGAGGCAGCGCGACCGGAATCCCTCCGAGACCCAGTCCAAAAG TGAATCAGATGGTAATCCCAGCACTGAAGATGAGTCCAGCAAGGGACATGAAGATTTATCTCCTCATTCACTCTCTAGTTCTGATGGAGTCACCAACTTGAGCCTTTCTAGCCACATAGAACCAGTGTATATGCAACAAATTGGAAACACTAAAATATCATTAAGTTCCCCTGGAGTTTTACTGAATGGAGGTTTAGTACCTGCAAGTACTTCACCTGTCTTCCTTAATGGCAATTCCTTTATTCAGGGACCTAACAGTGTAATTCTTAACGGACTAAATGTAGGAAATGCACAATCTGTGACTTTAAACCCATCAAAAACATCATCAAGCATTGTGAACAATGGTGCGTCTATGACTGACATCTTGGGATCTCCTTCAGAGGATGTAAAAGACttcaaagttcttcagagttCCACAACCAATTCTGCAGCAACGACATCTTACAGCCCCAGCGTCCCTGCTTCATTTCCTGGTTTAATACCTAGCACTGAAGTTAAAAGGGAAGGCATACAAACAGTGGCTTCTCAAGATGGAGGTTCTGTGGTGACTTTTACAACACCAGTACAAATAAACCAGTATGGCATTGTACAGATCCCCAATTCAGGAACAAATGGCCAGTTACTTAATGGAAGCATTGGATTCTCTCCTCTGCAGCTGCCTTCTGTCTCAGTGGCAGCTTCACAAG gtAACATTTCAGTAAATTCAAGCACTTCTGATGGGGGGACATTTACAAGTGACTCCACCACGGCACAGCAAGGAAAGGTTTTCTTCAGCTCTCTTTCGCCTAGTACAGTTGTCTACACAGTTCCAAATTCAGGTCAAACAGTAGGATCTGTTAAACAAGAGGGCTTGGAAAGGAGCCTTGTATTTTCTCAATTAATGCCTGTCAATCAAAACCCACAAGTCAGTGTAAACATGTCTTCTGAAAATATCTCAAGCAGTGGCCTTCATCCTATGGCCTCATCATTAGTTAATGTGACTCCAACTCACAATTTTTCCCTCGCTCCCCCTGCTCTATTAAATGCAACAGAGCTAAATGCTGATATTACTGAGAGCCAGCCCTTGTCTACACCTGTAACAAGCACATCTACTGTGATATCTGTCAGCAACACTAACTATGCAACTCTTCAGAACTGTTCCCTTATTACTGGTCCAGACCTAATGTCAATTCCAATGACCCAGCCTGCCCTTGGGGAAATAGTTCCAGCAGCTGGAGACCGTGTGGGTCATTCTTCCCCAGCAGTACATGAGGATTTTGTCAGAGAGCACCGGTTGGTTCTGCAATCCGTATCTAACATAAAGGAAGATTTCATACCAAGTTCTGAGGACAAAGCAACAAGCAACTTAATGATGCTGGATTCCAAATCCAAATATGTTCTGGATGGCATTGTTGAAACAGTCTGTGAAGAACtggaaacagacaaaaaagagCTTGCCAAGCTCCAAACTGTTCAGTTGGATCAAGATATGcaagatttataa